DNA from Leptospira langatensis:
GAACCATGCCAGGAATAATGCAACTAAGAAGATAGGATTCCAAAAAGACAGGGCAATAGCTCTATCGATCGGAAAAGCAATCTCCTTGAAATGATATAGGATCGTAGTTCCTAAAAGAAGAAGAAAGGGCACCCAAACGGAAAGTGCCATCAATCGAACATCCAATCTATGTGCTTCGAAACTTCGCCACACCCCAAAGCACAAGGTCGAGAAAAGATAAACGATCCCAATCCAAGCAATGATCTTCTCATCCGTTCTTCGGATTACGTCGAAGACCCCTCCGGAAAAGTCGTAGACCGGTCTGCTAAAGATGGTTCCCACTATATGCAGTATCAAAACGCTTAAAGCAAGAAGGTAACCCACTCCCAAAAGTATTCTTCCGGTGCGGATCGTTGCCTGGGGATTCAGTAAAAAGAAATATAGACTTAAGTGAGCGAAGACCAAGAAGGCGGAAGGCAAAGCCACCCATCTATGCAAAAAAGAAAGAGGATGATAAACAGAGGTCCCGACTAAAAAGGAAAATTGCAGAAGGGCGCAGTATAGAAATACCCAACCCAAATGCTGCGTAGTCTCCAGCTTTTCCCTTCTTGCCAGAAGAAAAAAAGCACAGAGACCGGAGAGAATGAATCCGGTAAGATAGCTAACGCTAGCGAAGGTCAATACTGCCATTTCCTACCCTCCGGAAATCTTTGGTTCGATCTATTTCACGCAGATCGCAGCGAATTTATGCGAGGTCTCGCTGGACCCATATTCGCCTGTACTCAGATTGACAGTCGTATAATCACCTTTATCGCTCGGACTAGTGGACCAAAAGACTCCTGCCGATTTGAGCTTCTTATCCGCTCTTTTAGAGAAGCTTTTCAGTTCCTCTTTGTCTGGTAATCTTTTGCGTCTAGAAGAACAATATTTCACTGCATCTTCCCAAGTGACGGCTTCTCCCGCGGACTCGTCCCAACCGTGTTTTCCGTAAACGGGGGTCTTATCCAAATATTCGCGAACAATAAAGTATCCGAAAAACAAGATCAATGCAACTGCGATAAAACCGATGATCTTGACCCAGGTGGAAGATCCTCCACTCGGCTGAGCAGATCTCATCGGCAATTCTTTCATCGTTTCCGAGATCTTAGTGGCGACTGTTTGTTGCTGGTGTCTGTTGGAACGACCGTGATCCGGTCTCTTCTTATGCTGCTGCTGACCCCGGTTTCCCCCTGGGTGTTTATGGGAAGATTCTTGTTTTTTCCCGGCTGATTTGCGAGGGGGCTTACGACGATTCGCCATAAAGAGGTTATCCTTTCATTCGGTGGATTTGAGCGGCGATCTTAACAAAGCCGACTCGACGGATCTCTAAGACCGTCTTCAAATAGATTCCTACCAAGAGTAGGCCATTTAGTAAAGAAAAATCCATACAAGCTTAAGGAAAGCCCCTGCCCAATCGGAAAAAGGTCGAATGTTTCGAGTATGCGAGAAAGGATTGTCCCAGAATGCAAACGATTCGGATCGGATTAATAGGCGCAGGCACCGTTGGCTCGGGAGTTTTAAAAATTCTTTCGGAAGAATCTTCCAGGTTTGAAAAAGAATTCGGCTTATCTGTTCAAGTACATACAATTTGCACGCGTACCCCTTCTAAGATCGCTCCCCTTTTAAAGAATTTTTCCAAAGCAAAAGTAACAGAAGATTACAAAGCAGTCGTAGGAAACCCGGAAATTGATCTGGTTTTAGAGCTTGTAGGAGGTACTACAGTCTCCGAAGAGATCGTACTCGAGGCCTTAAAATCCAAGCAAACGGTCGTTACCGCAAACAAGGCATTGCTCTCCGAAAAAGGAGAAGGCATTTATAGAGCCGCAGAAGAGAATTCTACCGAGATCGGATTCGAAGCGGCAGTAGGCGGCTCCATCCCCATCATTCGAGCTATTCGGAACTGCATGGCCGGAGATAGAATTTTAGGACTTTACGGTATTCTAAACGGAACTACCAACTTCATTCTTTCCAAAATGGAAACGGAAGGTTTGGATTACAAAGAGGCTCTTGCTCTAGCGCAGGAAAAGGGTTTCGCGGAAGCGGATCCTAGCTTCGATGTAGAAGGAATAGATACGGCTCATAAAATAAGTATACTCGGGTCCCTTGCCTTCGGCGAGAAAATTCCTTTACAGAGCATTGCAATCGAGGGAATAACAAAGATTACGCGATTGGATATCGCCTTTGCCTCCGAACTAGGCTATAGGATCAAGTTATTAGGACTTGTCCGTAAATTGGACGGAAAGGTCGAAGCTAGAGTGCAACCAGTGATGATCCCAAAACATCATGCCTTCGCAAGTGTGATGAACGAAACAAATGCTGTGTATTACAAAACGGCATTTGCGGGACCGGGTCTGATCGTAGGAAAAGGAGCGGGAGCTCTTCCTACTGCGTCTGCAGTGGTTTCGGATCTGATCTTTTACGGTCTGCGAAGAGGGAAACATCTTCCGGGCGAAAAGAACAGATTCCCCAAGGCATCCATATCGGAAGCGAATCAAACCGAAGCTAGGTATTATCTGAGGTTTAACACCTTGGACCAGCCGGGAGTTTTGGCCGAAATCGCAAAGGATCTAGGAACTAACGGAGTTTCTATTTCTTCGGTTCGACAAAACGAATCCCAAAAAGAACCGGTTGAAGTAGTGGTCGTTACCCATCCTTGTGTGGAGGCTTCTATTTCAGCCTCCCTGGGTAGGATAGACGCGTTAGAGGTGATTTTAGAGCCTTCTATTGCGATCCGTCTGGAAGATAAGCTATAAAGATGTTCGAATGTCCGTCTATCCTCTCTCTATGGAAAGGTTTCGGGGATTCCCATTTGGATTTATTTTTGGATATTGACGGGATTTCTCGTCCAATCACCTTCGGAACGGTACCTCCTTGGTATCTGCTCCAAAAGGAAAATCGAGAATACTTTTTCGTGGAAACGCAAAAGCCCATTCTACACCGGAAAACGTCTCCGGCTGGACGGAATTAACCGCATCCATAAAAGACGGGATACTGACGCTATAAGCTCGGACTGGATAAAAATGGCAAAAACGGAATTCGAAGGCCTGTTCATAGAAACTAGTAAAACATCAGTGGGGGACAAGGAACTCCTGGTCGTCACCATGAACGGAAAAGTGACGAATACGAACGCTTTCGAAATTTCCAGAAAGATCAATTTCGTTTTCGACGAAGGGATCTACGAGATCATATTGGATCTGTCTTCTTTGGAATATATCAATAGTGTAGGAGTTGCTACCCTACTCACTCTGATCAAGACTGTGGACCAACATAACGGAAAGATCGTGATCGGCGGTCTGAACCATTTCTTAGAGAATGTGATCCGATTGATGGAACTTCCCAAAAAAGTGGCTATTTACCATACTTTGGAAGAAGCCAAAGCAGTCTTTAAATGATCACGGGGACAGTTGTCCTTCCTTAGAAGCAATATTCAAATATTCTAAAATTTGAGCTGCAATCTTCTCCTTAGAAGCTGGTCCTAATTCCTTTCTAGAACCTTCCCTTCCGAAAATGATCACGCTGGTATCCAGATCCCCGAAACCTTTGGAATCCTTGCCCACATAATTTCCTACGATAAAATCCAAATTCTTTCTTTCTAATTTACCTGTGGCATTTTTATCCAGAAGATCGGTCTCCGCAGAAAAGCCCACTCTCAATATATGTTTCAGATTCTGAGAAACCACTTTCTCATCTACGGAGAGAAGAATATCCGGATTCTTAACGAGTTCCAAAGATAGAGTTTCGCTTCCTTCTTCTTTCTTGATCTTGGAATCGGTAGAATTCTTGGGACGGAAATCCGCAGGAGCGGCCGCCATGATCAATACAGAAGAAGATTGCATTTCCTTTAGAATAGCATCCTTCATTTCTTCCGTGGTTTCTACCTTTACCACTCTAGCGCCTTTAGGATTGGAATATTGAGCCTCGGTTAGGCCTCTCACGTAAACCACTTCGATCCCGAGATACGCAGCCTTCTCCGCCAAACAGAAGCCCATTTTGCCGGAAGAAGCGTTGGAAATAAAACGTACTGGGTCGATCCACTCTCGAGTAGGTCCGGAACTTATTATAATTTTTGAATATTTATCCAAGGGAAAAACTATTGGGAAGATTTGTTATAGTACTCGATGATCTTCTTTTGCATCACAGGAACGTCGGCCAATTTTCCGTAACCTTCGTCACCGCAAACCACCACTCCTTCCTGAGGATCCAGGATAATGACCCCGTCTTCTTTCAAACGGGCCAGGTTCCTTTGAGTGCTGGGATGAGTGAACATATTCGGATTCATCGCAGGTGCCACTAACACAGGACATTTCGCAGCAAGATAGGTAGAAGTTACAAGATCGTCCGCGATCCCGTTCGCCATTTTCGCGATCAAATTCGCGGTAGCAGGGACCACAGCAATCACTGCGGCTCTGTTTCGAGCGTCTATATGGGCCATTCCGTGCTCGTATTCGTCTATCTGGACTTTTTTGCCGGTAAGAGCCTCGAAGGTGATCGGACCTATGAACTTGGTCGCATTCTCCGTCATGATCACGGAGACAGGATATCCTTCTTTTACAAGATTACGAACCAACTCGCAGGCACGAAAGGCCGCGATACTTCCGCTGACTGCAATTAGAATATCCTTCTTTTCCATTCTTACAAAGTACGAGCTGTCGAAAGGATTTACAACTTAAATCGCAAAGGAAGAAGGTCTGGAAAGTCTAGTAAATCGAACTGTCATGATCTTATTCCCGTCCATTTTCTCAACAGTCAGTATTCCTTCCGGGATCTTAACTTCGGTCCCTTCTTTAGGAATATCTTCTAACTTATCCAAAATAAATCCTGCGATGGTACGGATATCGTTCAGTTCTTCCTCTTGGATCCCTATGAGGATCTCCTTGAGTTCGTCCAATTCCGTCTCTCCGTCTATATCGAAC
Protein-coding regions in this window:
- a CDS encoding LIC_10572 family protein, yielding MANRRKPPRKSAGKKQESSHKHPGGNRGQQQHKKRPDHGRSNRHQQQTVATKISETMKELPMRSAQPSGGSSTWVKIIGFIAVALILFFGYFIVREYLDKTPVYGKHGWDESAGEAVTWEDAVKYCSSRRKRLPDKEELKSFSKRADKKLKSAGVFWSTSPSDKGDYTTVNLSTGEYGSSETSHKFAAICVK
- a CDS encoding homoserine dehydrogenase, whose translation is MQTIRIGLIGAGTVGSGVLKILSEESSRFEKEFGLSVQVHTICTRTPSKIAPLLKNFSKAKVTEDYKAVVGNPEIDLVLELVGGTTVSEEIVLEALKSKQTVVTANKALLSEKGEGIYRAAEENSTEIGFEAAVGGSIPIIRAIRNCMAGDRILGLYGILNGTTNFILSKMETEGLDYKEALALAQEKGFAEADPSFDVEGIDTAHKISILGSLAFGEKIPLQSIAIEGITKITRLDIAFASELGYRIKLLGLVRKLDGKVEARVQPVMIPKHHAFASVMNETNAVYYKTAFAGPGLIVGKGAGALPTASAVVSDLIFYGLRRGKHLPGEKNRFPKASISEANQTEARYYLRFNTLDQPGVLAEIAKDLGTNGVSISSVRQNESQKEPVEVVVVTHPCVEASISASLGRIDALEVILEPSIAIRLEDKL
- a CDS encoding STAS domain-containing protein, producing the protein MAKTEFEGLFIETSKTSVGDKELLVVTMNGKVTNTNAFEISRKINFVFDEGIYEIILDLSSLEYINSVGVATLLTLIKTVDQHNGKIVIGGLNHFLENVIRLMELPKKVAIYHTLEEAKAVFK
- a CDS encoding phosphopantothenoylcysteine decarboxylase, with protein sequence MDKYSKIIISSGPTREWIDPVRFISNASSGKMGFCLAEKAAYLGIEVVYVRGLTEAQYSNPKGARVVKVETTEEMKDAILKEMQSSSVLIMAAAPADFRPKNSTDSKIKKEEGSETLSLELVKNPDILLSVDEKVVSQNLKHILRVGFSAETDLLDKNATGKLERKNLDFIVGNYVGKDSKGFGDLDTSVIIFGREGSRKELGPASKEKIAAQILEYLNIASKEGQLSP
- a CDS encoding phosphopantothenoylcysteine decarboxylase, with protein sequence MEKKDILIAVSGSIAAFRACELVRNLVKEGYPVSVIMTENATKFIGPITFEALTGKKVQIDEYEHGMAHIDARNRAAVIAVVPATANLIAKMANGIADDLVTSTYLAAKCPVLVAPAMNPNMFTHPSTQRNLARLKEDGVIILDPQEGVVVCGDEGYGKLADVPVMQKKIIEYYNKSSQ